CTGTCGCTCCGTGCCCACGCCCAACGGAAACAGGCTCACGACGATGATGAAGAAAAAAAGTGTGGTCAAGACGTCCGTGCGTCGCCGCAGGGCCAGCGTCAGATCACGCAGCAGAACACACCAGAAGACACGCAGCACGGCCGGTCAGCTCCCGAGTTGAAGGCGTTCGACCTGACCGGAGGTCAATCCGACCTCCTGGTGAGTCGTCAGGACGACGATGCCCCCGTGCGCCACATGCTCGGCGATGAGGGTCTCGAGCAGATCCACGGCGCCGACGTCCAATGCGGTAAAGGGCTCGTCGAGGACCCAGAGCGGGGCGTTGCTCAGGATCAGCCGCGCCAAGGCCACGCGCTTTTTCTGACCCTGCGACAGCATGCGCGTGGGCAGATCCTCGAAACCGACCAGGCCGATTCGGGCCAGCGCCGCCCAGATCGCGGATTCGTCGACGCGGTCCCCGTCCAGGGTTGCAGCGACCCGGAGATTCTCGATACCCGTCAGGTCGGCCTTGATGCCGTTCAGATGCCCGAAGTAGAGCAGATCGCGACGATAGTCCTCGCCGAGACGACGGGTCGACTCGCCGTTCCAGCGGATCTCGCCCGAGTCCGGCGTGAATAGCCCGCACAGCGAGCGCAGCAGCGTCGTCTTGCCGCTGCCGTTCGCGCCGCGCACGTGCAGGAGCGTGCCCCCCGCAACGGCGAAGTCCAGGCCGGAGAACAGCATGCGGTCGCCCCGCCGGCATTCGAGCTGTGTCACCTCTAACATAGAAACGAAAGGGTTCCCTGGAAGAATCCGAACGCGCCGGTTGCGCGATCGCTTCACGGATCTTGTCGAATCCGCTTGATGTTCGGTCGCAGACCGAGGCCGGCGAGCAACCATATACGCTGGGTTCGGATTCTACAACCGCCCCGAGCGACGACTTCCGGCAGGATCCACTCGCGCGGTCGTTGTTGCTGCAGCTGTCTGCACGCGCGTCGCGGGCCGCCGGCTCATTGCGCTCGGCGCCGCCAAGGCAAAAAACGCATCCAGTCGCTTTCGGCCGGCGTCTTTTCGGCCGTTATGCAGGGCGCCAGTGCAATGAGATCCTCCCCGTCGAGCAGACGTCGCGGGTTGTCCAGTGTCAGCAGGCTCGCCGCCTCCTCCCCCAGCCATTCGACGACGCGGGCGCGTGCCGCCGACAGCGTGTCCGGACTGCGGCCCGTGGGACGATGGGCATCCGAGGCGATCAAGTGTACCCATCCCGACTCCAGCCAGCGACGACTGAGTCCTTGCAGACGTTCGCCGAAATCACCGCTGCAGCTCTGCGCGGTGAGCTGGACCTTGCAGCCCCAATCGATCCATTCAGCCAGGCGCTGCGGGCGTCGCGCGAGCACGAGATTGCGCTCGGGGTGGGCGATGACGGGCGTGATTCCGTGCCTCAGGAACTGTCCCAGGAGCACTTCGGCACCCCGCGGAACAACGTTCTTCGGAAGCTCGACCAGCGCGGCCTTGCCGCGATCGTTGTAGGTCAGGGCGCTGCCGTCGAGCACGCGGCTCGGCGCCTCGGGGACGAGATGGATCTCCGCGCCCGGAAAAAGGCCGAGCGTGATGTCCGCGTCGGCCAGGCGTTGCTGAAGGTCGGCCAAGGCGTGCCGGATAAGGTTGCCGGGGTTCTTGTAGACCCCGTTCAGGTGATGCGGGGTGCAGACGATTGCCCGGGTTCCACCCGCGACGGCTGCCCTGGCCATCTCGATCGCCGTCTCGAAGGTGTGCGCACCGTCGTCGAGCCCGGGGAGGATGTGGCAATGGACATCGATCACTGCGGGTTCCTGTCGCATGGATCCCTTGTGCGGGCGCTAGAGTCGATGAGATTCAACAAGATGCCTGATCGCGTCCGGGACGGCATCGGGGCTCCCCTCCGGGTTCTCATCCGGCTTCTCATCCGGCCCCTCGGCGTGGATTGCGTGGGGCGTCTCGCCGCCGTGTTGCCGATAGAGCCTGAGCATCGCCTCGGCGACCTGCGCCCAATGGGCGCGACCTTGGTCCGCGATTCGCACGAACGCATCCGTAGAGTCGGTCTCCAGCCAGGTCGCATAGGCATCGCGTAACGCCGGAAAAAGATGCAGACGCATACCGGTGAGGGTGCCGATGTAGAAATGCAGCGAGGCCGGCTCGCGGGCCTCGGCCAGCGCCGGCAGGGTCACGAGACAATCGGCGAGGTGGTCGCGCACCGCACGGGCCATCAGCTCGGCCGGCGTGTTGGCGAGCGCCGTCAGCATGGCGTTCCAATCCTCCCCGAGCCGGAGGCCGGCCTCGAACTCGCCTTGTTCGTGCAGCAGCAGCGCCGTGATCTCGCGCTCGGTCATGGCATCGAGCGACGACTCGAGTGCACCCTCGAAGTCGTAGCAGGCGAATGCGCGCCCGAGCGCGTTCTCGGGGCGGTGCCAGCGCCAGCCTTCGAGCTTTTCCCACAAGTAGCGTCGCAGTGACTCGCGCCGCACGAAGATGGTTCGACCCAGGGTCATGGCGGGCGGCGCGGTCAGGTCACGGGCGTACTCGTCGGCGACCACGAAGACCGAATACCCTTCGCTCGAGCGGTATTGCTCGAGTGCGCCGAGCACGAAGTGCGGCTTGGCGCGGTTGCCGAACCCGCCGCTGTAGACCAGACCGAGCGGGGCGAGTCGGCTGTTGATGGCCTCCGCGTCGAAGGGGTCGAAACGCTGTCCATCGATCTCGATGGGCCGCATCTCCGCCTCTTCGAGCTCTTCCCAGAGCTGCTCGCGTGCTTGGAGCCACTCGCCGACTTGCTCGCGCTCCAAGGACGCACCATAAGGGAGGTGCTTTTCCCAGCGAAAGTATTCCCGCATCTTCATCAGATAGATGCAGAGCGAGTCATCGGCGCCGTGGCGCGCATCCGAGACGTGACAGTTGTACTGCACGGCCTCGGCCAGCACGCTGATTGCAGGATTCGGCATCTGAACACCTCGAGCCGGAAAGGTCTTTTTTCTGAGTAGAATGATAGGACATTAGGCCGGCAACTTCCCGCCGCCCTGCCAATCTCGGGGCGGCGTCGGCCCAAACAAGTCGCGAAACAGGAGTCGGACGTGGCATTACGTATCAAGAGTCATTGGTGGAACGACGATCAGGAGCGCTCGCTCCCGGAGATTGCGAGCGCGCTGGCCTTCATCGCCTGGCGCATCGCCGTGGACAAGGCCATCAATCTGCACTGCGAACGCTTCGTCTACGAGAGCGATCGTCAGCGCCTGGACGTGATCGAGGAGTATCTGGTTTTTCTGATCCAGATCGCGGATCGCATGTCGCAGGTCATTTTGAAGGACGAGGAGCGTCGCACCCTGATTACCGCCTTCGCGAAGAAGGTCTTCGAGCATGTGCAGGACAACACGCAGGACCTGCTCGGTCCGGGCGATTACGGCGGGCCCTTCATCGCGCGGCTCAACGCGCGCTCCGGCGAGTATGCCGACTACCAATTCGACGACGAGGGCCCGAGCTACGCCTTCCTGCGCCATCTCGGCTTCGAGATTCAATCCCTGATGGGTCCGAGCGAGGAGAACCGCTGGGTCATCGATCAGGTGATGGACAAGGACGGATGGGACGCTTACAAGCGCTTCTCCAAAGCCTTCCGCGATCTGTTCGAGTGAGTTCGACGTCTGCGCAAGGCATGGAGTCCCTGACGCCGTGAGTCTCGAGCCAAACCGTTGCGGAATGTTTCGTTGTCGTTGTCGTCATAGGATTCCGGACGACAACGACAACAACAACGAGTAGAGCCTTCGGCCACTTTTCCCGGTTCGGGCTCTGCCGGTAGATCCTTTTCCGGAAATCACCTCACCACTAACCACTAACCACCATATCCCAACCTACCCCGGCCTACGGGGAGCCGGGCCCCGTGCGGGCGCGGTGCCGCGGCGCTCCAGTTGGGTGACCAGGATGCCGCAGAGGATCAGACCGAGCGCGTACAGATGGTTCGGCTCCGGCTCCTCGCCGAGGAAAAGCATCCCGACGCCGACGGCCCACAGCGGAATCAGGTAGTTCAGCTGAGAGACGAACGACGGACCGGCCGATTTCACCAGTTTGAAATACACTATGGTTGCAATCGCGGTCGCAAAGACCCCGAGCAGTGCGACCGCGATCAGGTGCGGTGTGTCCGGAACGACCTCTAATCCGCCAGCCACGGCGATATCCCCGGTGATGAAGAGGATCGGCACCATCATCAGCGAGGCCAGAGAGATGGTGGAGGCGGCGCTGAAGAGCGCATCGCTCGCCGGGCGAAGGCGCGCCAGGATCGAGGAGACGGCGTAGCTGATGGCCCCGCCCAGCACCGCCAGCATCGGCAGCAGGTGCCCTTGTCCGTTGGCGAGATCCGAGAAGGCGTCCGGGCCGACCAGCACCACGACACCGGCAAACCCCAGGACAAAGCCAGCCGCGCGATAGCGTGTGAGATGCTCGCCCGGGACCAGGAAATGGGCGAGCCCCAGGGTCGCCAGCGGCATGACGGCCATCAGGATGCCGGCAAGACCGCTGTCGATAAAGGTCTGGCCCCAAGAGATCAGGGAAAAGGGCAGGACGTTGCCGAACACGGCGATCAAGATATAGAAGACCCAGAGCCGTGCACCGGCAACCGGCCGGGTCGCGAACATCCAGGCCGCGGGGACGAGCAGCGTCGCAGCCACGACCAAGCGTCCGGCCACGACGAGATCGGGTGGCACGCCGCCGACCGCAATCTTGGTCAGGAGAAAAGAGGTGCCCCACATCAGGGTCAGCGACAGCAGCATGACCCAGTCCGCGAGGCGATGCCGCCGGGTCAGTTGCATGGGCACGGTTGCGATCGGTCGCGTCGGGTCGGCGCGGATGGCGTCCGGGTGTCTGTCTCAAGCATGTCGATGATCTCGATTCTGGTTGAACGTCCGGGTGTCGGTTGACGTGCCTCGCTCGATGGGCCTGTCCTGCGACACGCCCGATCGGGATACGCACCCGCAGCCCGGGGTTTGACCGCAGCTGCATCGGGTCCGGACAATAGCCCGACCTACCCCGAGCCGACTCAGCCGCCATGACCTTCGCTGTCGAACGTACCCTGCCCCCATTGCCCACGATCCGCGAGGTGAAGGCCGGGAGCTTCATCTTCGAGCGGCCATTGGCGCTTCCGCCCGTCTTCTGCGACGCCGTGATCGAGCGCTTCGAGGCCCAGCCCGAATACCAATATGCCGGGCGGGTCGGGCAGCTTCGCACCGAGGATCCGGGCGTGAAGCGCACCACGGACCTCGTCGTGAGCAACAAGCCGGATTGGAAGGATGTCGACCGGATGTTCTTCGGCTCGCTGGCCGCCGCGATCAATGAGTTTCGCGAGACCTACCCCTACTTTAAAGGGCCCTTCAAGGACGAAGGCTACCAGGTCCAGCGCTACAGACCCGGCGAGTATTATCACTGGCACGTCGACGGCGGCAGCCACGAGTTGAGTCAACGCCAGTTGGTGGCGCTGTGGTATCTGAACGACGTGCCGGGTCCGGGCGGTGAGACCGAGTTTCTCCATCAGGACGTCGCCGTGCGTCCCGAGCGCGGCAAGCTCGTCCTATTTCCGCCCTTCTGGACGCACGAGCATCGGGCTGCGGTCATCCGGACCGGCGTGAAATACATTGCCACCACCTGGGTGGTCTTTGCCTGATGAGCGACAGGGCACCGATCCTGCTGGCCATCGTCGAGCTCGGCGGCTACCCCAATCTGACCACGCTCTATCGACACCTCGGATTCGAGGTCGAGGTGGTCGCCTCGCAGCGCAAGGCGCAGGTCGCGCTCAAGCGCCACATCCCGGACGTCGTCGTTGCCGAATACAACTTCCAATCCGACTTTCGCGATCGCACCAGCAACCTCGAGACCCTGATGGCACGCCTACAGCGTCATCCCGAGGTCAAGGTGATCTGCTTCTACCAGAGCGAGTACCGACACAAGCTCGACGCCATGACGGCACGCTTTCCGGTCTTCGAGGCGATTGCCTTCCCGATCGACCCGGCGCGGGTCGAGGCCGCCTTGCGTCGCGCCCTCACGCTGACAGCGCAGCCTTAACCCGCGCCCGGCGCGGTATGCGATGTTTTTGGATGGTATCGACCCCGGCAGACTTGACGACCGCTGGAGCCGGCGCGGTTTAAGGTATTAAAAGTATTAAAAGTATTCAAAGTTAAACCGCGTCCCCGCTAAGGGCGGTGGATGCTCCC
The sequence above is drawn from the Thiocapsa rosea genome and encodes:
- the ccmA gene encoding cytochrome c biogenesis heme-transporting ATPase CcmA, whose amino-acid sequence is MLEVTQLECRRGDRMLFSGLDFAVAGGTLLHVRGANGSGKTTLLRSLCGLFTPDSGEIRWNGESTRRLGEDYRRDLLYFGHLNGIKADLTGIENLRVAATLDGDRVDESAIWAALARIGLVGFEDLPTRMLSQGQKKRVALARLILSNAPLWVLDEPFTALDVGAVDLLETLIAEHVAHGGIVVLTTHQEVGLTSGQVERLQLGS
- a CDS encoding tyrosine-protein phosphatase, with the translated sequence MRQEPAVIDVHCHILPGLDDGAHTFETAIEMARAAVAGGTRAIVCTPHHLNGVYKNPGNLIRHALADLQQRLADADITLGLFPGAEIHLVPEAPSRVLDGSALTYNDRGKAALVELPKNVVPRGAEVLLGQFLRHGITPVIAHPERNLVLARRPQRLAEWIDWGCKVQLTAQSCSGDFGERLQGLSRRWLESGWVHLIASDAHRPTGRSPDTLSAARARVVEWLGEEAASLLTLDNPRRLLDGEDLIALAPCITAEKTPAESDWMRFLPWRRRAQ
- a CDS encoding Sfum_1244 family protein, with translation MPNPAISVLAEAVQYNCHVSDARHGADDSLCIYLMKMREYFRWEKHLPYGASLEREQVGEWLQAREQLWEELEEAEMRPIEIDGQRFDPFDAEAINSRLAPLGLVYSGGFGNRAKPHFVLGALEQYRSSEGYSVFVVADEYARDLTAPPAMTLGRTIFVRRESLRRYLWEKLEGWRWHRPENALGRAFACYDFEGALESSLDAMTEREITALLLHEQGEFEAGLRLGEDWNAMLTALANTPAELMARAVRDHLADCLVTLPALAEAREPASLHFYIGTLTGMRLHLFPALRDAYATWLETDSTDAFVRIADQGRAHWAQVAEAMLRLYRQHGGETPHAIHAEGPDEKPDENPEGSPDAVPDAIRHLVESHRL
- a CDS encoding DMT family transporter: MQLTRRHRLADWVMLLSLTLMWGTSFLLTKIAVGGVPPDLVVAGRLVVAATLLVPAAWMFATRPVAGARLWVFYILIAVFGNVLPFSLISWGQTFIDSGLAGILMAVMPLATLGLAHFLVPGEHLTRYRAAGFVLGFAGVVVLVGPDAFSDLANGQGHLLPMLAVLGGAISYAVSSILARLRPASDALFSAASTISLASLMMVPILFITGDIAVAGGLEVVPDTPHLIAVALLGVFATAIATIVYFKLVKSAGPSFVSQLNYLIPLWAVGVGMLFLGEEPEPNHLYALGLILCGILVTQLERRGTAPARGPAPRRPG
- a CDS encoding 2OG-Fe(II) oxygenase family protein, producing the protein MTFAVERTLPPLPTIREVKAGSFIFERPLALPPVFCDAVIERFEAQPEYQYAGRVGQLRTEDPGVKRTTDLVVSNKPDWKDVDRMFFGSLAAAINEFRETYPYFKGPFKDEGYQVQRYRPGEYYHWHVDGGSHELSQRQLVALWYLNDVPGPGGETEFLHQDVAVRPERGKLVLFPPFWTHEHRAAVIRTGVKYIATTWVVFA